GATGATTGTCTGGGGCGGGTCCTCTGCCGGGCCATTAAACTCCGGGGGGCGATATGCCCCGGCTCCCCTCGATCTCGATCAGGACCAGGATGGATTCACCGCGTGCGGCGGAGACTGTGATGATCACGACTCCGCGATTCATCCAGGAGCCACGGAAAGTTGCAACGGCGTGGATGACGATTGCGACGGGATTCGGGACAACGGCTTCCTTGACGCCGACGGCGATGGCTTCGCCGCCTGCGGCGGAGATTGCGACGATGCCGATGCCGCCGTCCATCCGGGCGTCCTGGAGCTGTGCAACGGCAAGGACGACAACTGCAACGGGTCGGTCGAGGAGGGCTTTCTCGATCTCGACGGCGACACAGCCAATGCCTGCACCGACTGCAACGACTACAATCCGGACATCCATATCGGCGCGCCGGAAGTCTGCAACGGAGCCGACGACAACTGCGACGGAACGGTCGACGAGCCCCTCCCCGAGATCTGCGATCAGGTGGACAACGATTGCGATTCGCTGGTAGACGAGGGGTTCGATCAGGACGCGGACGGCGTCACGACCTGCCTGGGCGACTGCAATGACGGCAATCCGGCGGTCCATGCCGGAGCCCCCGAGACCTGCGACCAGCTGGACAACGACTGCGACACGCTCGTGGACGAGGGCTTCGATCAGGATGCGGACGGGGTAACGACCTGCTCCGGTGATTGCAACGACGCCGATCCCACCACTTATCCCGGCGCCGTGGAAATCTGCGATCAGGCCGACAACGACTGCAATGGGTTCATCGACGACGCCAACTTCGATCAGGATGGAGACGGGGTCTCGACCTGCTTCGGCGATTGCAATGACGCTGATCCGGGGGCGTGGGACTACCCGGTGGAAGTGTTCGACCTCGAGCTGAGTGCCGGAGCCATGACCGGCCTGGGGTGGTTCGAGCTTGGTCCCCTGATCGGTCCGGGGACGACCTATGACGTGACCTCCGGCGCGTTGACCGGTGCGGCCGGACTGAACCTGCCTTCCGCCGTCTGCCTGCAATCGAGCGGCGCCAATCCCTATGTCGACAGCCGTTCGAATCCCGCTGTCGGCTCGGGAACCTGGTACCTGGTGCGCGCCAGGAACTCCTGCGGGATCGGGACCTACGGCTTCGCCACGACCGGGACGGAGCGCCTCATCCCTGCCTGTCCTTGATTCCATTCCGACCGCACGCCGACTCCCGCCACGGTTTCATGATCCACGCGATGCCCGGTTGGGTTAGTGTAATGGACTCCTCTACGCTCGAGCGGAGGCCCGGCTGAAACGAGCGCGCGCGAGGCGCCACACACCGAATGATGAGCACGATGTCCATCGAGCGAGACCACATGCGATGAGGCAGGAAGGGGACCTGCTGCGCCTCACCGCCACCGACCTCGCGAACCATCTCGCCTGCCACCATCTGAGCCATCTCGACCTGGAGACGGCGCTCGGGCTGCGCCGGATTCCCGACTGGTTCTCTCCCGACGCGGCGATCCTGCGGGAGCTGGGGGCCGACCATGAAGCCGCCTTTCTCGACCACCTGGAGCGCCAGGGACTGCGCATCGCCCGGCTCGGTCCCAGCCCCGACGAGCACACCGGTCTGGAGCGCACGCTGGCAGCGATGCGCGACGGCGTCGACGTCATTGCGCAGGCGACGCTGGCAAAGGGGCGATGGACGGGGCGGGCCGACGTGCTCCGGCGCGTACCCCTGCGCAGCCGCCTTGGAGATTGGTCGTACGAAGTGTGGGACACGAAGCTGTCGCGCGAGACGAAGGCCGGCTCGGTCCTGCAGATCTGCCTCTACTCCGACCTGCTCGAAGCAAGCCAGGGGGCGCGCCCCGAGTTCATGTACGTCGTCCCGCCGCGTCCCGATTTCTCGCCCGACCGCTACCGGGTCGAGGATTACCTGGCCTACTACCGCCTGGTCCGGCAGCGGCTGGAGGCTCTGGTCTCCGCCTCCTCAGCGCCGGGAACCTATCCCCTGCCGGTGCCGCATTGCGACGTCTGCCGCTGGTGGCCCGCCTGCGACCGGCAGCGGCACCGCGACGACCACCTGAGCCTGGTCGCCGGCATCTCCCGCCTGCAGACGCGCGAGCTGGAAGGACGCAGCGTGAAGACCCTCGCGGCGCTCGCCGACGAGCCGCTGCCCCTGGGCTGGAAGCCGTCCCGCGGCGCCGTGGAAAGCTACGAGCGCGCCCGCGAGCAGGCACGCGTGCAGCGCGACGGGCGGGTCGCGGGCCGGGCGCTGTACGAGTTGCTGCCGCGCCGCGACCGGCTCGGTTTCGAGCGCCTGCCCGATCCCTCCTCCGGGGATCTCTTCTTCGACCTGGAGAGCGATCCCTTCGTCGGCGAGGCGGGACGCGAGTACCTTTTCGGCTGGGCGGCGCTGGATGCCGAAGGCCGCCCGGAGTACCGGTGCCAGTGGGGCCTCGATCCCGCCGCCGAGCGCGCCGCTTTCGAGGCTTTCATCGATCTCGTCATGCAGCGCTGGAAAGCCCACCCCGATCTGCACGTCTACCACTTCGCGCCTTACGAGCCCGCCGCGCTGAAGCGCCTCATGGGACGCTATGCGACGCGCGAGAACGAAATCGACCGGCTGCTGCGGGGAGAGCGGTTCGTGGACTTGCACGCCGTCCTGCGGCAGGCGCTCCGGGCGAGCGTGGAGGAGTACTCGCTCAAGAAGGTCGAGGCGCTGTACGGCTTCGAGCGCTCGGTCGATCTGCGTGAAGCGGGTGTGCAGCTGCGCGTGGTGCAGCGGGCCCTCGAGCTGGAAAAGCTCGATGCCGTCGATGCCGAGGTGCGCCGGAAGGTCGAAGGATACAACCGCGACGACTGCTTCTCGACGCTGCAGCTGAGGGGCTGGCTGGAGACGGTGCGCCGCGAGCTGGAGGCGAAAGGCGACGGCATCCCCCGGCCGGTGCCGGGCGAAGGGCAGCCCAGCGATAACGTGGCGGAGCGCGATCGCGAGGTCAAGGAGGTGATGGCCGCCCTGCTTTCGGGCCTGCCGGCGGAGCGCGCCGCGCGCACGGAGCAGGAGCAGGCGCGCTGGCTGCTCGCCTACCTGCTGGAATGGCACCGCCGCGAGCAGAAAGCAGGCTGGTGGGAGTACTTCCGCCTGCGGGAGCTCTCCGACGAGGATCTCCTCGACGAGAAATCGGCGATCTCCGGGCTGTCGCATGCCGGCAATGTCGGAATGATCAAGCGCCGCACGGTGGATCGCTATCGCTTCCCAGCCCAGGAAACGAGCATCCGGCGCGGCGACAAGCTGAGACTTCCCATTCCCGCCGACCGCGATTTCGGAGAGGTGGAATCGATCGACCTGGGGAAGCTTTTCGTCGAGGTGCGCAAGGCGGGAAGCAGCCAGTCCATCCATCCGACCAGCGTCTTCTCGCAGGAGATGGTGCGCATCGAGGCCCTGTCGGATTCCCTGCTGAGGCTGGGGCACTGGGTCGCCGACAACGGCATCGATGCGCCGGGTGATCACCGCGCGGCGCGCGATCTTCTCCTCGGGCGAGCGCCGGGCGTCCTGGGCGAGGCGGGCGAGCCGCTGCGCCGCCCCGGCGAGAGCGGGCTCGACGCCGCGCGCCGGCTGGTGAAGCGCCTGCAGAGCGGCACGCTGGCGATCCAGGGCCCGCCCGGAACGGGCAAGACCTACACAGGGGCCCGCATGATCTGCGACCTGGTGCGCGCCGGAAAGAAAGTCGGCGTCTGCGCCATGAGCCATAAGGTGATCCGCAACCTGCTGGACAAGGTCGTGGAAGCCGCGCGGGAGGCCGAGGCGGCGCCGCGCTGCGCCCACAAGGGGCCGGAGGACGATGAAGGGGAAGCCGGAGGAATCACGGCGATTGGCGACAACGCCAGGGCGCTGGGCATCCTGAAATCGGGCGAAGCGAGCGTCCTTGGCGGGACCGCCTGGCTCTGGTCCCGGCCGGAGTTCCTCCAGGCGGTTGACGTCCTCTTCGTCGACGAAGCCGGACAGATGTCACTGGCCAATGTCGTCGCCATCGCGCAGTGCGCCCGCGTCCTGGTGCTTCTCGGCGATCCGCGCCAGCTGGACCAGCCTCTGCAAGGGAGCCACCCCGAAGGGACCGACATCTCGGCGCTGGCGCACCTGCTGCAGGGGCGTAACACCATCGAAGAAAACCGCGGCCTCTTCCTGGAGCAGACCTGGCGGCTTCCCCCCGCGATCTGCCGATTCACCTCGGCTCTTTTCTACGACGCACGGCTCGAGCCGCTGCCGGATCTGGAGCGTCAGGCAATTCTGGATCCGGCGCCGATCGCCGGCGCCGGGCTCTGGTTCAGGGCGGTGCGGCACGAAGGCAACCAGAGCTCGAGCCCCGAAGAGGTGGAAGCGGTCGACGCTCTGGTCCGGCGGCTGGCGGACGGAAGCGTGAGGTGGCGCAGCCGCGAAGGAAAGGAAGCGGCGCTGCAGCTCGCCGACATCCTGATCATCGCCCCCTACAACGCGCAGGTGGCCGATCTGACGGCGCGTCTGCCCGAAGGGGCGCGGGTGGGCACCGTGGACCGGTTTCAGGGCCAGGAGGCGCCGGTGGTCGTCTACTCGATGACGACCTCGAGCCCGGCCGACGCGCCGCGCGGGATGGAGTTCCTCTACAGCCTCAACCGCTTCAACGTGGCGACGTCGCGCGCGCAGTGCGCCTGCGTCGTGGTGGGGAGCCCGCTGCTGTTCGAGCCGGAATGCCAGACGCCGAGGCAGATGCAGCTGGCCAACGCCTGCTGCCGCTACCTCGAGCTGGCGAAGGCGCTGCGCCTGGAAGACCTGCGCCCGCCACGGCTGCAAGACCCGCTTCGAGAACCGATCCAGCAGCCCCTGTTCTAGTGTCACTAGCGGCCTCGGCTCCCCTCCGCCGGAGCGGCGCCCGCTTCCTGCGCTTTCCAGCCGCGTTCCGCTTGCGCTATCCTATCCTTTCAAGTCCCAGCCACGAAGGTCGCCCGGTACTCCACAGCGTCGGCAGGGCCCATGAAGTCTCTCACTTCACTGATCGTCGCCCCTCGCTCGACCGTCTCGTCCCTCCTGACAGGTCTGGCGTGCGCCGCGGGGGCGATGTTGTTCCGGCTCCTGCTCAACCCGCTGCTCGGAGTCCAGGCCCCCCGGGCCTTCTTCTTCATCGCGGTCCTGGCGGCTTCCCTCTTCGGGGGCCCCATCGGAGCCTGGTCATCCGTGGCCGCGTCGGCCCTGCTCGGGATCTACGCTTTTCCCCTGCCGCAACCCGGCCTGCCGGCCCTGGCCCTCCCCAACGCGCTCTCCCTGGGCGTTTTCATCGTCGTGGCGGCCTGTATCGCCGCGATGGGAACCACCCTGCGGCGGCTGATGCAGGAGGAGTCGGCCCGCACCCGGATCGCGGAGCGCGACAGCGATCTGCTGATGCACGAGAAGGACGTCCAGGCCAGACTGCTCGCGCTCGCGGATCGCTGCGCCAGCCCCGCCATCTCCTTCCGGGAGTGCCTCGACGAAATTCTGCAGGTGGCGATGTGGCTGTGCGGCGCCCATCAGGGAACGCTGCAGATCCTGGACGACGAGGGCAGGCTCAGGCTCGAAGCGCACGCCGGCTTTCCGCCGCGCTTCCTCGAGTTCTTTGCCCTCGTCCAGGCGGGCGAATCGGCAGCCTGCGGCGAGTCGCTGCTGCTCGCCCGGCGCGTCATCGTCGAAGACGTCACCCGGAGCCCGCTCTTCGCGAAGCAGCCGGCGCTACCGGTGCTTCTCGAGGCGAAGGTGAGGGCGGTCCAGTCGACGCCGCTGAAGAGCGGTTCCGGCAAGGTGCTGGGAATCTTCTCGACGCACTTCAGCGAGCCGCACCGTCCGAGCTTGAAGGAGCTGGCCGATCTCGACTTCCTGGCGCGCCAGGCCGCCGACCTGCTGGAGCGCAAGCGCGCCGAAGAGGCGCTCGAGGACAGCCGCCGGAAGCTGCAGCGCGTGACCGGGACCATGACGGCCCCGGTGACTCATTGCAGCCGCGATCTGCGCTATGTCTGGGTCAATCGCCCGTACGCCGACTGGCTCGGACGCGGCGTGGAGGAGATCACCGGGGCGCTCATCGCGGACGTCATCGGAAAGGAGGCCTTCGAGCAGCTGCGCCCCAAGTTCGAGCAGGTCCTGCGCGGAGAGGAGGTGCGCTACGAAGAGGAGGTGCATTTCCCCATCGGCCCCCGCTGGATTGCGGCGACCTACACGCCCACGTTCGATTCCGGCGGCGTCTGCGACGGCTGGGTCGCGGTGGTCATCGATATCCACGATCGCAAGGTGATGGAGCAGGCGCTCGCGGAGCAGTCCCGGCGCAAGGACGAGTTCCTTGCCATGCTCGGGCACGAGCTGCGCAACCCCCTCGCCGCCATCCGCTATTCCCTGGTGGCCGCGGGCGTCGAGGGGCCCCACCGCAACGAAGCGCTCGACATCGCCCGCCGGCAGACCGAGCAGCTGGGGCGCCTGATCGACGATCTTCTGGATGTCGCGCGCATCACGCAGGGGCGCATCAACCTGCGTCGCGCTCCCGTGGCGCTCCAGTCGGTGGCGCGGCGGGCGCTCGAAGCCGTCCGGCCTCTCTGCGAAGCGCGCGGCCACGCTCTGGGCGTCGACATGCCGGCCGAAGACCTGCTGGTAGAAGGCGACGCGGCGCGGCTCGAGCAGGTCATCGTCAACCTGCTGTCGAACGCCTGCAAGTACACCGACACGCACGGTCAGCTTTTCTTTTCCTTGACCCGGAAGGGATCGGAGGCGATTCTCAGGGTGCGCGATTCCGGGGTCGGCATCGCCGCGGAGCTGCTGCCCCGCGTCTTCGATCTGTTCGCCCAGTCCAGCCAGAGTCTCGAGCGCTCCCAGGGCGGGCTGGGCATCGGCCTGACAGTGGCGCGGCGTCTGGTCGAGCTGCACGGAGGGAGCATCGAGGCCCACAGCGACGGGGAGGAAAAAGGCGCCGAGTTCGTCATCCGGCTGCCGCTCTTCGAGCGCCCGGCTCCTTCGCCGTCCCCGGAGCCCGAAGCCGGGCGGTACGAGGCGGCGGCGCGCCGCATCCTGGTGGTCGAGGACAACCCCGACGCTGCCAGGAGCCTCCGGCTCCTGCTCGAGAAGCAGGGCCATGTGGTGCGCGTCACCGGAAACGGGCACGAGGCCCTGGAAGCCGTCCACAGCGACCTTCCCGAAGTCTTGATCGTGGATATCGGGCTCCCGGAAATGGACGGCTTCGAGCTGGCCCGGCGGGTCAAAGCCGATCCCAAGCTGCGCGATCTCGCGCTGATCGCGCTCACCGGCTATGGAAGCGAGCAGGACAAGCGCGCCTCAGCGGAGGCCGGCTTCCTGCACCATCTCGTGAAGCCGGCGGATCCCGAGATTCTGGAAGGGCTCCTCCGGCGTCTGGCATCTCCAGCCGCGGAAACGAAACGAGCCTGAGAGACGCCCTCGAATGGGGTCTTGATGCCGCATGTCTTCGAGAATGCTCCGAGCGGCCGCGCCAGGTGCCGTGGCTGCGCCAGATCCATCGCCAAGGGAGAGCTGCGCTTCGGCGAGCGCGTCCCGAACCCGTACGCCGAAGGGGAAACCACCCTCTGGTTCCATCCGCTGTGCGCCGCCTACAAACGGCCCGAGGCAATGCTGGAGACCCTCGGGCAGGGTGAAATCAACGTCCCGGAGGCCGAAGTGCTCGAGCGCGCGGCGCGCCTTACCTCGGCACAGCGCCGGCTGCCGCGCATCGACGGGGCGGAGCGCTCACCCAGCAGCCAGGCGAAGTGCCGCCACTGCCACGAGCCGATCCAGAAAGGCGAGTGGCGCATTCGTCTGGTCTTCTACG
This genomic window from Candidatus Polarisedimenticolia bacterium contains:
- a CDS encoding putative metal-binding motif-containing protein, which encodes MIVWGGSSAGPLNSGGRYAPAPLDLDQDQDGFTACGGDCDDHDSAIHPGATESCNGVDDDCDGIRDNGFLDADGDGFAACGGDCDDADAAVHPGVLELCNGKDDNCNGSVEEGFLDLDGDTANACTDCNDYNPDIHIGAPEVCNGADDNCDGTVDEPLPEICDQVDNDCDSLVDEGFDQDADGVTTCLGDCNDGNPAVHAGAPETCDQLDNDCDTLVDEGFDQDADGVTTCSGDCNDADPTTYPGAVEICDQADNDCNGFIDDANFDQDGDGVSTCFGDCNDADPGAWDYPVEVFDLELSAGAMTGLGWFELGPLIGPGTTYDVTSGALTGAAGLNLPSAVCLQSSGANPYVDSRSNPAVGSGTWYLVRARNSCGIGTYGFATTGTERLIPACP
- a CDS encoding TM0106 family RecB-like putative nuclease; the encoded protein is MRQEGDLLRLTATDLANHLACHHLSHLDLETALGLRRIPDWFSPDAAILRELGADHEAAFLDHLERQGLRIARLGPSPDEHTGLERTLAAMRDGVDVIAQATLAKGRWTGRADVLRRVPLRSRLGDWSYEVWDTKLSRETKAGSVLQICLYSDLLEASQGARPEFMYVVPPRPDFSPDRYRVEDYLAYYRLVRQRLEALVSASSAPGTYPLPVPHCDVCRWWPACDRQRHRDDHLSLVAGISRLQTRELEGRSVKTLAALADEPLPLGWKPSRGAVESYERAREQARVQRDGRVAGRALYELLPRRDRLGFERLPDPSSGDLFFDLESDPFVGEAGREYLFGWAALDAEGRPEYRCQWGLDPAAERAAFEAFIDLVMQRWKAHPDLHVYHFAPYEPAALKRLMGRYATRENEIDRLLRGERFVDLHAVLRQALRASVEEYSLKKVEALYGFERSVDLREAGVQLRVVQRALELEKLDAVDAEVRRKVEGYNRDDCFSTLQLRGWLETVRRELEAKGDGIPRPVPGEGQPSDNVAERDREVKEVMAALLSGLPAERAARTEQEQARWLLAYLLEWHRREQKAGWWEYFRLRELSDEDLLDEKSAISGLSHAGNVGMIKRRTVDRYRFPAQETSIRRGDKLRLPIPADRDFGEVESIDLGKLFVEVRKAGSSQSIHPTSVFSQEMVRIEALSDSLLRLGHWVADNGIDAPGDHRAARDLLLGRAPGVLGEAGEPLRRPGESGLDAARRLVKRLQSGTLAIQGPPGTGKTYTGARMICDLVRAGKKVGVCAMSHKVIRNLLDKVVEAAREAEAAPRCAHKGPEDDEGEAGGITAIGDNARALGILKSGEASVLGGTAWLWSRPEFLQAVDVLFVDEAGQMSLANVVAIAQCARVLVLLGDPRQLDQPLQGSHPEGTDISALAHLLQGRNTIEENRGLFLEQTWRLPPAICRFTSALFYDARLEPLPDLERQAILDPAPIAGAGLWFRAVRHEGNQSSSPEEVEAVDALVRRLADGSVRWRSREGKEAALQLADILIIAPYNAQVADLTARLPEGARVGTVDRFQGQEAPVVVYSMTTSSPADAPRGMEFLYSLNRFNVATSRAQCACVVVGSPLLFEPECQTPRQMQLANACCRYLELAKALRLEDLRPPRLQDPLREPIQQPLF
- a CDS encoding ATP-binding protein — translated: MKSLTSLIVAPRSTVSSLLTGLACAAGAMLFRLLLNPLLGVQAPRAFFFIAVLAASLFGGPIGAWSSVAASALLGIYAFPLPQPGLPALALPNALSLGVFIVVAACIAAMGTTLRRLMQEESARTRIAERDSDLLMHEKDVQARLLALADRCASPAISFRECLDEILQVAMWLCGAHQGTLQILDDEGRLRLEAHAGFPPRFLEFFALVQAGESAACGESLLLARRVIVEDVTRSPLFAKQPALPVLLEAKVRAVQSTPLKSGSGKVLGIFSTHFSEPHRPSLKELADLDFLARQAADLLERKRAEEALEDSRRKLQRVTGTMTAPVTHCSRDLRYVWVNRPYADWLGRGVEEITGALIADVIGKEAFEQLRPKFEQVLRGEEVRYEEEVHFPIGPRWIAATYTPTFDSGGVCDGWVAVVIDIHDRKVMEQALAEQSRRKDEFLAMLGHELRNPLAAIRYSLVAAGVEGPHRNEALDIARRQTEQLGRLIDDLLDVARITQGRINLRRAPVALQSVARRALEAVRPLCEARGHALGVDMPAEDLLVEGDAARLEQVIVNLLSNACKYTDTHGQLFFSLTRKGSEAILRVRDSGVGIAAELLPRVFDLFAQSSQSLERSQGGLGIGLTVARRLVELHGGSIEAHSDGEEKGAEFVIRLPLFERPAPSPSPEPEAGRYEAAARRILVVEDNPDAARSLRLLLEKQGHVVRVTGNGHEALEAVHSDLPEVLIVDIGLPEMDGFELARRVKADPKLRDLALIALTGYGSEQDKRASAEAGFLHHLVKPADPEILEGLLRRLASPAAETKRA